From the Chloroherpetonaceae bacterium genome, the window CAAATCAATGTCAAAGCGCCTCAACTGCGTGACATTCGCATTGAGCGACGCGATACGCCCCAAAATATCTTCTTCTCGCCATAGAAAATTGCCTGCAGCGCCACGCTTCACCTGAAGCGATTTCCACTTATCCCTCTTCAGAACCCCCATACTCGGCGAGAATAGTTTCCCCTGCTTTGACATGCTGCCCCTGCTGGACTCTTAGCTGCACAGACATCGGCAGTAAGACATCGACGCGGGAGCCAAACTTAATCATTCCGAAGCGCTCGCCGATCTTCACCGTGTCGCCAAGTTGCAGGTTACACACAATGCGGCGTGCTACATAGCCTGCAATTTGCTTAAAGAAGACCTTGATGTGTTCGTTTTCAATGCCAATTTCTGTTCGCTCATTGCGCTCGCTTGAATCGTGCTGAAATGCTACGAGATATTCACCAGAGATATAGCGCAGATGCGTAATTTTGCCCGAAATCGGGTTGCGATTGACATGCACATCTAAGGGCGACATAAAAATGCTGATTTGCTTTGCTGGTCCTGCAAAAAAATCGTGCGCAATCTCTTGGATAAGGACAACCGTGCCATCGGCGGGCGAGAGAATCACGCGGTCAGTTTTTGGTGGAATACGCTCAGGGTCTCGGAAAAATTGGAGCGTGAAAACCAGCAGAAAAATCCCTGTGCCAACCGAGAACAGCGCGATGGCTGCGGGCAACACCCATGCGCTTGCAAACAGCACCAAAGAGAGAATGCCCACTTTTGCAATAGTTGAGTAGCCGAATGGCGTAATCATTTTGACAATGCCGTAAAAAATCTGGCGCAAAAGTAAGAGAAATCGCTCAAACCTGCATGCTTGCCTTTGAGAAAAAATTTTTGGAGCATTGCCAGAAGCGCAAGTTTTTTGAAAAAGGTGAACGGGTGCTGGTTGCCTTTTCAGGCGGGGCAGACTCCACAGCGCTTCTGCATCTCTTGCTTGCTGTGCGCCCCGTGTTGAAAGTGGAGCTGGGCGCTGCTCATTGCAATTTTCAATTGCGTGCCCGTGCTAGCTTGCTTGATGAGCGGTTCTGTCAAAAAACTTGCGCCAGTCACGGTATCCCTTTCTTTGTGGAACGCTTTGCCACTGCAGAAATTGCCAAAGCCCAGAAAACTTCAATCGAAGAGACTGCCCGAAACCTGCGATACGACTTTTTTCAACGCGTCATGCAAGAGCACGGATACGATACGCTTGTTACAGCTCATCAAGCTAACGACAATGCCGAAACGGTGCTTTTCAATCTCTTTCGTGGTGCGTCGCTGCTGGGACTGGGCGGCATTCCAGAGCGGCGCGCACATATCCTTCGCCCCCTGCTTCCCTTCGAGCGCTATGAGCTTCTCCAATACCTGCATGCACGCCACTTGCCTTATCGCATTGACCGCAGCAACTTTGACATAGACTACGACCGCAATTTCATTCGCCACAAAGTCATACCGCTCCTTGAACAGCGCTTCGAGCACAAACTTGTGCCCAGTCTTTTACGCCTGTCACAAAATGCCGCAGAGCTTTCGGAGTTTGTAGAACACCACATTGAGACTCTCCTCCGAAAAAAAGGTCTTTCACTCTCACACAATGCATTTGAGGTCAAAACCTTGCAGAAACTGACCCTATTTGAGCAAAAGGAGCTTTTTAAGCGCGCGCTGAAAAAGTTTGGCCTTTCTCCAACAGCGCAGCAATTGCAAAGCCTTACTAACTTACTTTGTCTCCAATCAGGCAGGAAGGTGGTAATTAACTCGAAGCTGGAAGTTATTCGGAAAGGCACACACATCTACTTTGTGGAAAAAGCAGCAGGAGAAGACCCTGCGCGCTAAGGCATCGGACATAGACGCGCAGGACTGCGGTCAGAGACAAAATCAAACTCGAAGAGCACCCCAAAGTGGAACATCCATTGCCCTCCATATGTGACAAAATTGCTGCCATCGGCGGTAAAGAAACCTTGCCGCAACGGTTGTGAGAAGCGGTCCAAACCATATGTGGCACTGGCAAATAGCCGTGTTGGGAAAATGTAGAACGATGGTGCTTCTAAGCGCAGCTCAAAGCCAATGTCACGCCGCCATGCCGAGAGAGCAGGCACACCGCCTTGCGACCACGCTGTGCCAATATCAAAGAATGTGGAGAGATAGAGCTTATCGAAATAGAACTGTGCCACCTGCCAGTTGATACGCTCCAGAAGCGGAAAGCGATACTCAATGTGGAGAAATGCCGCCTTGTCGCCCCCGATTGCAAAGTATTCGTAACCTCGCATTCCCAAAAGCCCTGAGATAAAATTGTGGAAGAAAATGTTTGTTTCTCGCCCCGTGAAGTTCAGGGCGGCATAAGCACGCAAGGAGAGTGTGTGGCGAAAGTTTGGATTGAAAGCAGGAAGCGGTAAGTAAAAATTGAAGTCAGTCGTAAGCCGCAAAAAGGAAAATGTTTGATACTGTGGAATCAAGCGACCTGCGCTTTCGCTGAACACCAGTGAATCTTGCAAGCTGCTATGCTCATAATCCAATCGAATGCGGGAGAAAAAGCCGATTGGGTTAATGGCGGCGTGGGTTGTCCGAGCACGCAAATCTGTGTTCCAGACAAATGTCAGCGTGCGACCGATAAAGTAGGTCTCAGAGCTGGCTGGCAAGGTTTGTCCAAGTGGTTGCCAGAAAA encodes:
- a CDS encoding phosphatidylserine decarboxylase gives rise to the protein MITPFGYSTIAKVGILSLVLFASAWVLPAAIALFSVGTGIFLLVFTLQFFRDPERIPPKTDRVILSPADGTVVLIQEIAHDFFAGPAKQISIFMSPLDVHVNRNPISGKITHLRYISGEYLVAFQHDSSERNERTEIGIENEHIKVFFKQIAGYVARRIVCNLQLGDTVKIGERFGMIKFGSRVDVLLPMSVQLRVQQGQHVKAGETILAEYGGSEEG
- the tilS gene encoding tRNA lysidine(34) synthetase TilS, producing the protein MLAFEKKFLEHCQKRKFFEKGERVLVAFSGGADSTALLHLLLAVRPVLKVELGAAHCNFQLRARASLLDERFCQKTCASHGIPFFVERFATAEIAKAQKTSIEETARNLRYDFFQRVMQEHGYDTLVTAHQANDNAETVLFNLFRGASLLGLGGIPERRAHILRPLLPFERYELLQYLHARHLPYRIDRSNFDIDYDRNFIRHKVIPLLEQRFEHKLVPSLLRLSQNAAELSEFVEHHIETLLRKKGLSLSHNAFEVKTLQKLTLFEQKELFKRALKKFGLSPTAQQLQSLTNLLCLQSGRKVVINSKLEVIRKGTHIYFVEKAAGEDPAR